The genomic region CTCGCCGACCGAGAAGGCGATGACCGGGATGTCGGTGGCCTTGATGCCCTTGTTGCCGAGTTCCTTGTAGAACGGCACGTTGGCGTCGCCGTTGATTGTCGAGACGACGGCGGTCTTCTTGCCGGCCGAACCGAAATCCTTGATCTTCGACACTTCCGTCTGCCAATCGGAGAAGCCGAAAGGCGTATAGTTGGTGATGATGTCTTCCTTCGGAATACCCTTGGAAATCAGGTAGGCCTCAAGGATCTTGTTGGTGGTGCGCGGATAGACGTAGTCGGTGCCTTCGAGAACGAAGCGCTTCACGCCTTCCTTCTGCATCAGGTAGTCGACGGCAGGGATCGCCTGCTGGTTCGGCGCTGCGCCGGTGTAGATGATGTTACGCGAAGATTCTTCGCCTTCATACTGGACCGGGTAGAACAGCAGCGAGTTCAGCTCTTCGAATACCGGCAGGACAGACTTGCGCGACGAGGACGTCCAGCAACCGAAGACGGCGGCAACCTTGTCCTTCTGGATCAGCTCGCGGGCCTTTTCGGCAAACAGCGGCCAATCGGAGGCGGGATCGACGACGACGGCCTCGAGCTTCTTGCCGAGAAGGCCGCCCTTCTTGTTCTGCTCGTCGATGAGCATCAGCATGGCATCCTTGAGAGTAGTCTCGGAGATGGCCATGGTGCCGGAAAGCGAATGAAGAATGCCGACCTTGATCGTGTCGTCCGCAGCATAGGCGGCGCCGTTGAACAAAGCCGACGTCGACAGGACGGTACCGATAACGGCACCCGTGACGTAGTTCTTGAAATTCATTGTTTTATCCCCTCTTCGAATTCGACAACACTGGCGAAAACCCGCCGTTAACTGTTGCTTGAGGGACTATGGTTTGGCGCGGGAGAAAACCGTATACGCAATTTGACGTAGGCGGTGGGCGAAACGTGCATCCTTTGCGTCGCGCCGCTTTAAGGCCGGCGATGAACCGTGTTAGCTATCCTCACAGCAAATCGCAGAGGACGTCGACAAAGGCATGGCCGCACGCCAACGCATCATTCCCGTCAGGCGGGAGTATAATCGCTGGGTCGCCAACCAGACGCTCGAAGACTACGCGCTGCGCTTTACCGCCAAGAGCGCCCGGCAGTTTTCATCGCAGCGCATTTCGCAGACAGCCATCGGCGCCATCTCGTTCCTGGCGCTGGAGGCAATCGGCGGCGCCATCACGCTGTCATACGGCACCACCAACGCGTTCTATGCGATCATCGTCGCCAGTCTGGTGATGCTGGGCGTCGGGCTGCCGATCAGTCGCTACGCCATCCGCCACGGCGTCGATATCGACCTCCTGACCCGTGGTGCCAGCTTCGGATACATCGGGTCGACCGTGACCTCGCTGATCTATGCCAGCTTCACCTTCATGCTGTTTGCCATCGAGGCGTCGATCATGTCCGGTGCGCTGGAGCTGACGCTCGGGATACCGCTGTGGATCGGCTATATCATCAGCGCCTGCATGGTCATTCCGCTGGTGACCCACGGGGTCCGCCTGATCAGCCGTTTCCAGCTGCTCACCCAGCCCTTCTGGATCGTCCTCAATGTCCTGCCCTTCGTGTTCATTGCCTTTTCCGACTGGGAAAAATTCGATATCTGGCGGGCCTTTGCCGGCCTCGACCGGCCATCCTCTTCCGGCACCCTTGCTCCCTTCAACCTCATCGATTTCGGCGCCGCCTCGGCTGTCATCCTCGCCTTGATCTCGCAGATCGGCGAGCAGGCCGACTTCCTGCGCTTTCTGCCGCCGGAAGGCCATCGCAAGCTTCGCCACCGGCTGGCGATCTTTCTGGCCGGTCCCGGCTGGGTGATCATCGGCGCGCCGAAGCTGCTGGCCGGTTCGTTCCTCGTCGTGCTGACGCTGAGCGCCGGCGTTCCGGCCGACCGTGCCGCCGACCCGGCACAGATGTATCTCACAGCATTTGGCTACATGATCCCCTGGCACAATGCAGCGTTGCTGCTGATGGTCGCCTTCGTGATGGTCTCGCAGCTGAAGATCAACGTCATGAACGCCTATGCCGGCTCGCTGGCGTGGTCGAATTTCTTCTCGCGCCTGACCCATAGCCATCCCGGCCGCGTCATCTGGCTGGTGTTCAACGTCGCCATCGCGCTGCTACTGATGGAGCTTGGCATTTACCGGCTGCTGGAAGAGACGCTTGGCATCTTCTCGATCATCTCCATGGCCTGGCTCTGCACGATTTCGGCGGACCTGTTCATCAACAAGCCGCTCGGCCTCGCCCCAGAAGGCATCGAGTTCAAGCGCGCCCATCTCTACGACATTAACCCAGTCGGCCTTGGCGCCATGACCCTGTCGGCCGGCATCGCACTGACGGCGCATTTCGGCCTGTTCGGCGCGGTTGCCGCATCTCTTGCGCCCTACATCACCCTGATCGTAGCGCTGGTCGCCTCGCCTGCCATCGCCTGGGCCACCAAGGGCAAGTTCTACCTCGCACGCAAGCCGCGTCAGAGCTGGAAGAACCTCACCGATATCACCTGCTCGATCTGCGAGCACCCGTTCGAGCCGGAGGACATGGCCTGGTGCCCCGCCTATGCGGCGCCGATCTGTTCGCTTTGCTGCTCGCTCGACAGCCGCTGTCACGACATGTGCAAGCCGAACGCCAATCTCAACGCCCAGATCGGCACCGTCGCCCGCGCCGTGCTGCCGGCGACGGTCATCGCCAAGCTCACCACGAGGCTTGGGCGCTACGGCATCGCGGTCGTACTGGCGCTCAGCGCCGTCGGCGTCATCCTCGCCCTCATCGCCCACCAGGTATCCTCCGCCTCGCCGGAGACGGCCGAAGTGGTCAACCGCACCATCCTGATCGTCTTCTTCGTCTTCGCCGTCATCGCTGGCATCGTCTGCTGGTTCTACGTGCTCGCCCATGACAGCCGCGTCGTTGCTGAAGAAGAGTCCTCTCGGCAGAATACCCTGCTGCTGAAGGAAATCGCCGCCCACAAGAAGACCGACGCTGCGCTGCAGACCGCCAAGGAAACAGCTGAAAGCGCCAACCGCGCCAAGAGCCGCTATGTCGTCGGCCTCAGCCACGAATTGCGCACCCCGCTCAACGCCGTGCTCGGCTACGCCCAGATCCTCGAGCGCGACGAAACGATACCCGCGCCGCGCCAATCCTCGATCCGCGTGATACGGCGCAGCGCCGAGCACCTGTCGGGGCTGATCGACGGCCTGCTCGATATTTCGAAAATCGAGGCCGGTCGCCTGCAGGTCTATTCGAACGAGATCAACATCCGCGATTTCCTCGACCAGATCATCGACATGTTTCGGCCGCAGGCACAGGCAAAAGGCCTCACCTTCATCCATGAGCGCGCCGCCTCCCTGCCGGATTACGTCCGCACCGACGAGAAGCGGCTGCGGCAGATCCTCGTCAACCTGCTGTCCAACGCCATAAAGTTCACCGACCGGGGAACGGTGCGCTTCGACGTCGGCTATCGTAGCCAGGTGGCCACATTCTCGCTTTCCGACACGGGACGCGGCATCGCCGAGAAGGATCTCGGACGCATCTACGAGCCGTTCCAGCGTGGCGAGGCAGAAACCGTCCGGCCGATGCCAGGCCTCGGCCTAGGCCTGACCATCACCCAGCTCCTCACCAACACGCTGGGCGGCGAAATTTCCGTGACCAGCGAAAAGGATGTCGGATCGACCTTCAAGGTGCGGCTGATGCTGTCCGCCGTGCAGCGGCAGATGAAGCCCGTGCCGCAGGAGCGAAAGATCGTCGGCTATGACGGCTCGCGGCGGACGATCGTTGTCGTCGATGACAACGAGGATCACCGGGAGATGATGCGCGAGATTTTGGTGCCGCTCGATTTCGTTGTCCTGACCGCCGTCAGCGGCCCGGATTGCCTGACACTGATCGAAGGCATCAAGCCCGATCTTTTCCTTGTCGACATCTCGATGCCCGGCATGAACGGCTGGCAACTGGTGGCAAGGCTGCGCGAAAGCGGACAGGCGGGACCGAT from Rhizobium tumorigenes harbors:
- a CDS encoding hybrid sensor histidine kinase/response regulator; this translates as MAARQRIIPVRREYNRWVANQTLEDYALRFTAKSARQFSSQRISQTAIGAISFLALEAIGGAITLSYGTTNAFYAIIVASLVMLGVGLPISRYAIRHGVDIDLLTRGASFGYIGSTVTSLIYASFTFMLFAIEASIMSGALELTLGIPLWIGYIISACMVIPLVTHGVRLISRFQLLTQPFWIVLNVLPFVFIAFSDWEKFDIWRAFAGLDRPSSSGTLAPFNLIDFGAASAVILALISQIGEQADFLRFLPPEGHRKLRHRLAIFLAGPGWVIIGAPKLLAGSFLVVLTLSAGVPADRAADPAQMYLTAFGYMIPWHNAALLLMVAFVMVSQLKINVMNAYAGSLAWSNFFSRLTHSHPGRVIWLVFNVAIALLLMELGIYRLLEETLGIFSIISMAWLCTISADLFINKPLGLAPEGIEFKRAHLYDINPVGLGAMTLSAGIALTAHFGLFGAVAASLAPYITLIVALVASPAIAWATKGKFYLARKPRQSWKNLTDITCSICEHPFEPEDMAWCPAYAAPICSLCCSLDSRCHDMCKPNANLNAQIGTVARAVLPATVIAKLTTRLGRYGIAVVLALSAVGVILALIAHQVSSASPETAEVVNRTILIVFFVFAVIAGIVCWFYVLAHDSRVVAEEESSRQNTLLLKEIAAHKKTDAALQTAKETAESANRAKSRYVVGLSHELRTPLNAVLGYAQILERDETIPAPRQSSIRVIRRSAEHLSGLIDGLLDISKIEAGRLQVYSNEINIRDFLDQIIDMFRPQAQAKGLTFIHERAASLPDYVRTDEKRLRQILVNLLSNAIKFTDRGTVRFDVGYRSQVATFSLSDTGRGIAEKDLGRIYEPFQRGEAETVRPMPGLGLGLTITQLLTNTLGGEISVTSEKDVGSTFKVRLMLSAVQRQMKPVPQERKIVGYDGSRRTIVVVDDNEDHREMMREILVPLDFVVLTAVSGPDCLTLIEGIKPDLFLVDISMPGMNGWQLVARLRESGQAGPILMLSANIGDGTAGRENSSGHDDAISKPVDIRQLRDRLALHLGLKWIYADTVAAPAIKAPLPMKSPGLDHIGELISLAEIGYIRGIEAKLADLARLPENQPFIDALRVYVQAFDLTGFLAFLREFDIEKVEPIG
- the urtA gene encoding urea ABC transporter substrate-binding protein, translating into MNFKNYVTGAVIGTVLSTSALFNGAAYAADDTIKVGILHSLSGTMAISETTLKDAMLMLIDEQNKKGGLLGKKLEAVVVDPASDWPLFAEKARELIQKDKVAAVFGCWTSSSRKSVLPVFEELNSLLFYPVQYEGEESSRNIIYTGAAPNQQAIPAVDYLMQKEGVKRFVLEGTDYVYPRTTNKILEAYLISKGIPKEDIITNYTPFGFSDWQTEVSKIKDFGSAGKKTAVVSTINGDANVPFYKELGNKGIKATDIPVIAFSVGEEELAGLDTKPLVGHLAAWNYFESVETPANKAFIKQWHAYTKNDKRVTNDPMEAAYIGFNAWVKAVQAAGSTDTDKVLDSIIGTTVPNLSGGYATVMPNHHITKPVLIGEIQGNGQFDIVQQTPAVVGDEWSDYLPDSKDLISDWRKPMSCGNFNVATGKCGGKGM